The Mesobacillus jeotgali genome window below encodes:
- a CDS encoding CDGSH iron-sulfur domain-containing protein encodes MLFLSKVTIKVNDNGSLRITGDVELLDGAGNKYETKPVFSLCRCGMSKNMPFCDASHKGKFESVVRAPQADETE; translated from the coding sequence GTGCTTTTTTTGTCTAAAGTAACAATTAAAGTAAATGATAATGGTTCATTAAGGATTACTGGTGATGTTGAGTTGCTGGATGGTGCCGGCAACAAGTATGAGACAAAGCCTGTATTCTCGCTTTGCCGCTGTGGCATGAGCAAGAACATGCCGTTCTGCGATGCTTCCCATAAAGGGAAATTCGAATCGGTTGTCCGTGCTCCGCAAGCTGATGAAACGGAATAA
- a CDS encoding SDR family oxidoreductase: MPSLKGKNIIITGASGGIGAEIAKLCAARGANLVLLARSIDKLETLKKELQSKYAINVHAQQLDVADPEAVKRVFAEVLSDIRYVDILVNNAGFGIFDYAHEAKIDEIKTMFDVNVVGLMACTSMVLPAMKQRRSGHIINIASQAGKIATPKSSVYSATKHAVLGYTNSLRMEVADDNIYVTAVNPGPIATNFFEVADKQGTYVKNVKRFMLQPEYVAKQVVNRMMTRTREINLPRWMSPGSIFYSLFPRTFELFGKRVFNQK; encoded by the coding sequence ATGCCATCCTTAAAAGGAAAAAATATTATCATTACCGGAGCTTCCGGGGGAATAGGGGCAGAGATTGCCAAGCTTTGTGCAGCGCGCGGTGCGAACCTCGTCCTTTTGGCCCGGAGTATCGATAAACTGGAGACTTTAAAAAAGGAATTGCAATCGAAGTATGCGATCAATGTCCATGCCCAGCAGCTGGATGTTGCAGATCCAGAAGCGGTCAAGCGGGTTTTTGCAGAAGTTCTTTCGGACATCCGCTATGTGGATATACTGGTCAACAATGCAGGCTTTGGTATATTTGATTATGCACATGAAGCGAAAATCGATGAGATCAAAACGATGTTCGATGTCAATGTCGTCGGCTTGATGGCATGTACGTCGATGGTACTGCCTGCAATGAAGCAGAGAAGAAGCGGCCATATCATCAATATTGCTTCCCAGGCTGGCAAAATTGCCACACCTAAATCAAGTGTCTATTCGGCAACAAAGCATGCGGTGCTTGGCTACACGAACAGCCTGCGGATGGAGGTTGCTGATGACAACATCTATGTCACTGCAGTCAATCCAGGCCCAATCGCTACGAACTTCTTTGAGGTCGCAGATAAACAGGGAACATACGTCAAAAACGTAAAACGTTTTATGCTGCAGCCTGAATACGTCGCGAAACAAGTGGTCAATCGCATGATGACGAGAACACGTGAAATCAACCTGCCGCGATGGATGAGTCCAGGAAGCATCTTTTATTCGCTGTTTCCACGGACATTCGAGCTCTTTGGAAAAAGAGTTTTCAACCAGAAATAG
- a CDS encoding YolD-like family protein, which produces MIRDRGRIKWTSMMLPEHVKMLRDWSQEDEHEKEKQLDEQQLEQLNDTILEAMEYNRPLSITYYRQRKYELVIGKIHYWNELGQKLHIVDRFEEIHRIGISSIADVRLAEEW; this is translated from the coding sequence ATGATTCGCGACCGCGGAAGAATTAAATGGACATCAATGATGCTTCCTGAACATGTAAAGATGCTGCGTGACTGGTCACAGGAGGACGAACATGAAAAGGAAAAGCAGCTGGATGAACAGCAGCTGGAACAATTGAATGATACGATCCTCGAAGCAATGGAGTATAACCGTCCGCTCAGCATCACCTATTACAGGCAAAGAAAATATGAATTGGTGATTGGAAAAATCCATTATTGGAATGAACTTGGGCAGAAGCTCCATATAGTTGACCGATTCGAAGAAATCCATCGGATCGGGATTTCCAGCATTGCCGATGTCAGGCTTGCGGAAGAATGGTAG
- a CDS encoding YqzH family protein, with protein sequence MDKKLIRKMVQKCFVQYRHDDSLPFSEAEFEEIYLKILEQKNEDPEADLHDIINDAVYEFLAT encoded by the coding sequence ATGGATAAAAAACTCATTCGCAAAATGGTCCAGAAATGCTTCGTGCAGTACCGGCATGATGATTCACTGCCGTTCAGCGAGGCGGAGTTCGAAGAAATATACCTAAAGATTTTGGAACAGAAAAATGAGGACCCTGAGGCGGATTTGCATGACATCATCAATGATGCGGTATATGAATTTTTAGCAACGTAA
- a CDS encoding MBL fold metallo-hydrolase, which yields MAEWKNGIAKLTLPTPFPVGDVNAYLIKGDRLTLVDAGTKTEQSWESFKSQLADLKLKPEDIEQVILTHDHPDHVGMLDYFSPDLSVFGHQLNERWINRTLAFEKEHQEFYEQFFLQSAIPEQYFVPSMKIMKKTLVFSCNRSLTGTISENDVPPALPGWRVIETPGHAQSHIVLLREKDGTMIAGDTILAGISPNPLLEPPLPGETDRPKPLVQYNASLKKLQQYPIGLVYTGHGTEITELHSLIEKRIARQHDRALQVRGMLEGRELTVFEICKFLFPTVYERELNLTISETVGQLDYLQSLDAISVREEGTSFVYTAK from the coding sequence ATGGCTGAATGGAAAAATGGAATTGCCAAACTGACTTTGCCGACGCCTTTCCCGGTCGGTGATGTGAACGCATATTTAATAAAAGGGGACAGGTTGACCCTTGTTGACGCGGGAACGAAGACGGAGCAGTCCTGGGAGTCATTCAAATCACAGCTTGCCGATTTGAAACTGAAGCCGGAGGATATCGAGCAGGTCATCCTGACTCACGATCATCCTGATCATGTTGGAATGCTGGATTATTTTTCGCCAGACCTCAGCGTATTTGGCCATCAGCTGAATGAAAGGTGGATCAACAGGACTTTGGCATTCGAGAAGGAACATCAGGAATTCTATGAGCAGTTCTTCCTGCAATCGGCAATACCTGAACAATATTTTGTGCCATCGATGAAAATCATGAAAAAGACATTGGTATTTTCATGCAATCGCTCGTTGACTGGGACTATTTCGGAAAACGATGTTCCGCCGGCGCTGCCAGGGTGGAGGGTGATCGAGACGCCGGGACATGCCCAGAGCCATATCGTGCTGCTGCGTGAAAAAGACGGCACAATGATTGCCGGGGATACAATCCTTGCAGGAATCTCACCCAACCCATTGCTTGAGCCGCCGCTGCCAGGTGAAACGGACAGACCGAAGCCGCTGGTACAATATAATGCATCACTGAAAAAACTGCAGCAGTATCCGATTGGGCTAGTATACACCGGACATGGGACGGAAATAACAGAATTACATAGCCTGATTGAAAAAAGGATCGCCCGCCAGCATGATAGGGCCTTACAGGTAAGGGGAATGCTCGAAGGCAGGGAGCTCACTGTTTTTGAAATCTGTAAATTTCTATTCCCGACAGTTTATGAGCGGGAACTGAATCTGACCATTTCGGAAACAGTCGGCCAGCTTGATTATTTACAATCCCTGGACGCAATTTCAGTCAGGGAAGAAGGTACCTCCTTCGTTTATACAGCAAAATGA
- a CDS encoding iron-sulfur cluster biosynthesis family protein, which translates to MKLKITEAASNKLSEKISDKQGYVKLKYDIDGCGCAVNGVAALWFESEKNEEEQQIETGGIPIYIEKAKEVFFDEEMTLDFKASNGCFQLKSPNEYLNPRMSFYDKRR; encoded by the coding sequence ATGAAATTAAAAATCACCGAAGCAGCATCGAATAAATTGAGCGAAAAAATATCAGATAAACAAGGGTATGTAAAGTTGAAATACGATATAGATGGATGCGGCTGTGCAGTAAATGGGGTAGCTGCCCTCTGGTTTGAAAGTGAAAAAAATGAGGAAGAACAACAAATAGAAACGGGTGGAATTCCAATTTACATTGAAAAAGCAAAAGAGGTCTTTTTTGATGAGGAAATGACGCTGGATTTTAAAGCTAGCAATGGATGTTTCCAGTTAAAGAGCCCGAATGAATATCTGAATCCAAGAATGAGCTTTTATGATAAAAGAAGGTAA
- a CDS encoding DNA polymerase thumb domain-containing protein, with amino-acid sequence MVDYSEMPQNKILCVDMKSFYASCAAVMLGLDPLECYLAVVGNLDRPGSVVLAASPRLKKEFGIKTGSRKFEIPDDPRIIVVDPQMSTYLRISTEISRVFNRYVPKEAIHTYSVDESFIKVDGASKLWGDAASIAKKIKDDIEREFQLPCAIGIGPNMLMSKLCLDLDAKKKGIAEWTYDDVQTKLWNVSPLREMWGIGRRVEKTLNSMGIFTVGQLARYDLEKLEKKFGIMGNQLYWHAWGIDFSDIGAPIMEGQVSFGKSQILLRDYKEEEEIKHVILEMCEEVARRARSHGKAGRTISFGVGYSQDEFGGGFHRSRTIEEPTNITMDLYRVCLELFAENYAGKTVRSISIALGNLVTDSEFQLNLFEKNGWKKKELGYAMDRIRSRYGSTALLRAVSYTAAGTARHRAALVGGHKG; translated from the coding sequence ATGGTCGATTACAGCGAAATGCCGCAAAATAAAATTTTATGCGTGGACATGAAGAGCTTCTATGCGAGCTGTGCTGCCGTGATGCTCGGCCTCGACCCTCTTGAATGCTACCTGGCTGTCGTAGGGAATCTTGATCGCCCGGGAAGCGTCGTCCTCGCAGCCTCACCACGTTTGAAAAAGGAGTTTGGCATCAAGACGGGGTCACGGAAATTTGAAATTCCCGATGATCCGCGAATTATTGTCGTTGATCCGCAGATGTCCACATACCTGCGCATTTCCACAGAAATCTCCCGCGTATTCAATCGCTATGTACCAAAGGAAGCCATCCATACCTACAGTGTTGATGAAAGCTTCATAAAGGTGGACGGAGCTTCGAAGCTTTGGGGAGACGCTGCTTCGATCGCCAAAAAAATCAAAGATGATATTGAGCGCGAGTTCCAGCTTCCCTGTGCAATTGGAATCGGGCCGAACATGCTTATGTCAAAACTCTGCCTTGACCTTGATGCTAAAAAGAAGGGCATTGCTGAATGGACGTATGACGATGTCCAGACGAAGCTGTGGAACGTCTCACCTCTCAGGGAGATGTGGGGAATTGGCCGCCGCGTCGAAAAAACACTGAACAGCATGGGGATTTTTACAGTAGGCCAGCTGGCCCGCTATGATCTCGAGAAATTGGAGAAGAAGTTCGGCATCATGGGCAACCAGCTGTACTGGCATGCATGGGGGATCGATTTTTCGGATATCGGCGCGCCGATCATGGAAGGGCAGGTCAGCTTTGGGAAAAGCCAGATTCTGCTTCGCGACTATAAGGAAGAAGAGGAAATCAAGCATGTCATCCTTGAAATGTGCGAGGAGGTCGCTCGCCGGGCAAGGAGCCATGGGAAGGCAGGCCGGACCATCAGCTTCGGGGTTGGCTACAGCCAGGATGAATTCGGCGGTGGCTTCCATCGCTCAAGGACAATTGAAGAACCGACAAATATCACAATGGATTTATATCGTGTCTGCCTTGAGCTTTTTGCCGAGAACTATGCAGGAAAAACGGTACGGAGCATTTCCATTGCACTTGGGAATCTCGTCACCGATAGCGAATTCCAATTGAATCTTTTTGAAAAAAACGGCTGGAAAAAGAAAGAGCTTGGCTACGCAATGGACCGGATCCGCAGCCGTTACGGATCGACAGCGCTCCTAAGGGCAGTATCATATACGGCAGCCGGGACAGCAAGGCATCGCGCCGCACTCGTTGGCGGGCATAAGGGTTGA